A window of Solanum stenotomum isolate F172 chromosome 3, ASM1918654v1, whole genome shotgun sequence contains these coding sequences:
- the LOC125860805 gene encoding COBRA-like protein 4 isoform X2, with protein MSWTPDGYVAVVTMNNFQMYRHIMSPGWTLGWNWPKKEVIWSIVGSQTTEQGDCSKFKGNVPHCCKRDPVLVDLLPGVPYNQQFSNCCKGGVLASWGEDPSESVSSFQISVGLAGTSNKTVKLPKNFTLLGPGPGYTCGPAKIVPSTVFLTADHRRKTQALMTWNVTCTYSQFLSSKYPSCCVSFSTFYNDTITPCPSCACGCNHKHNCIMGDSEKLKRKGINTPRKDNEPLLQCTHHMCPIRVHWHVKLNYKDYWRVKIAITNFNYRQNHTHWTLVAQHPNLNNVTQVFSFDYKPLVPYQSINDTGMFYGMKFYNDLLMEAGPSGNVQSEVLMQKDKNTFTLKSGWGFPRRVYFNGDECKLPPPDSYPILPNSAEKRPFSFSNIAICTILMILLTW; from the exons ATGTCTTGGACACCAGATGGTTATGTG GCTGTTGTAACAATGAATAATTTTCAAATGTATCGGCATATTATGAGCCCTGGATGGACTTTAGGATGGAACTGGCCAAAGAAAGAAGTGATATGGTCCATTGTGGGATCACAAACAACAGAGCAAGGTGACTGTTCTAAGTTTAAAGGAAATGTACCTCATTGCTGCAAGAGGGATCCTGTACTGGTGGACTTGCTTCCCGGAGTTCCTTACAACCAACAGTTCAGCAACTGCTGTAAAGGTGGTGTTCTCGCATCTTGGGGCGAAGATCCTTCTGAGTCGGTATCTTCCTTTCAGATTAGTGTTGGACTTGCTGGAACATCAAACAAGACAGTAAAACTACCCAAGAATTTCACTCTGCTTGGTCCAGGACCAGGCTACACTTGTGGCCCTGCAAAGATAGTTCCATCCACAGTTTTCCTCACTGCAGATCATAGGCGAAAAACTCAAGCATTGA TGACATGGAATGTGACATGCACCTATTCACAGTTTCTGTCATCCAAGTACCCGAGTTGTTGTGTTTCTTTCTCAACTTTCTACAACGACACCATCACTCCTTGCCCATCTTGTGCTTGTGGTTGCAATCATAAACACAACTGCATCAT GGGAGACTCGGAAAAACTGAAAAGAAAGGGAATTAACACTCCAAGAAAGGATAATGAACCATTACTGCAATGCACCCATCACATGTGCCCAATACGCGTGCATTGGCATGTTAAGCTCAATTACAAGGATTATTGGCGAGTCAAGATTGCTATCACTAACTTCAATTACAGACAGAACCATACACATTGGACACTTGTGGCACAACATCCTAATCTCAACAATGTCACTCAAGTTTTCAGCTTCGACTACAAGCCTCTCGTGCCCTACCAATCCATTA ATGACACTGGCATGTTCTATGGTATGAAATTTTACAATGATCTCTTGATGGAAGCTGGACCTTCGGGGAATGTTCAGTCTGAGGTGCTTATGCAAAAGGATAAAAATACATTCACACTGAAGTCAGGATGGGGATTTCCCCGGAGAGTCTACTTTAATGGAGATGAATGCAAACTTCCACCTCCGGATTCATACCCAATTTTGCCCAAC
- the LOC125860805 gene encoding COBRA-like protein 4 isoform X1, which yields MFQKRISFKGKDYSQQCQFLFPLAKLSFFTVVLSSVLPHADAFDPLDPFGNITIKWDVMSWTPDGYVAVVTMNNFQMYRHIMSPGWTLGWNWPKKEVIWSIVGSQTTEQGDCSKFKGNVPHCCKRDPVLVDLLPGVPYNQQFSNCCKGGVLASWGEDPSESVSSFQISVGLAGTSNKTVKLPKNFTLLGPGPGYTCGPAKIVPSTVFLTADHRRKTQALMTWNVTCTYSQFLSSKYPSCCVSFSTFYNDTITPCPSCACGCNHKHNCIMGDSEKLKRKGINTPRKDNEPLLQCTHHMCPIRVHWHVKLNYKDYWRVKIAITNFNYRQNHTHWTLVAQHPNLNNVTQVFSFDYKPLVPYQSINDTGMFYGMKFYNDLLMEAGPSGNVQSEVLMQKDKNTFTLKSGWGFPRRVYFNGDECKLPPPDSYPILPNSAEKRPFSFSNIAICTILMILLTW from the exons ATGTTTCAGAAAAGAATATCTTTTAAGGGAAAAGATTACTCTCAGCAATGCCAATTCTTATTTCCTCTAGCAAAGTTATCTTTTTTCACAGTTGTCTTGTCTTCTGTCTTGCCTCATGCAG ATGCATTTGATCCATTGGATCCATTTGGTAATATCACAATAAAATGGGATGTCATGTCTTGGACACCAGATGGTTATGTG GCTGTTGTAACAATGAATAATTTTCAAATGTATCGGCATATTATGAGCCCTGGATGGACTTTAGGATGGAACTGGCCAAAGAAAGAAGTGATATGGTCCATTGTGGGATCACAAACAACAGAGCAAGGTGACTGTTCTAAGTTTAAAGGAAATGTACCTCATTGCTGCAAGAGGGATCCTGTACTGGTGGACTTGCTTCCCGGAGTTCCTTACAACCAACAGTTCAGCAACTGCTGTAAAGGTGGTGTTCTCGCATCTTGGGGCGAAGATCCTTCTGAGTCGGTATCTTCCTTTCAGATTAGTGTTGGACTTGCTGGAACATCAAACAAGACAGTAAAACTACCCAAGAATTTCACTCTGCTTGGTCCAGGACCAGGCTACACTTGTGGCCCTGCAAAGATAGTTCCATCCACAGTTTTCCTCACTGCAGATCATAGGCGAAAAACTCAAGCATTGA TGACATGGAATGTGACATGCACCTATTCACAGTTTCTGTCATCCAAGTACCCGAGTTGTTGTGTTTCTTTCTCAACTTTCTACAACGACACCATCACTCCTTGCCCATCTTGTGCTTGTGGTTGCAATCATAAACACAACTGCATCAT GGGAGACTCGGAAAAACTGAAAAGAAAGGGAATTAACACTCCAAGAAAGGATAATGAACCATTACTGCAATGCACCCATCACATGTGCCCAATACGCGTGCATTGGCATGTTAAGCTCAATTACAAGGATTATTGGCGAGTCAAGATTGCTATCACTAACTTCAATTACAGACAGAACCATACACATTGGACACTTGTGGCACAACATCCTAATCTCAACAATGTCACTCAAGTTTTCAGCTTCGACTACAAGCCTCTCGTGCCCTACCAATCCATTA ATGACACTGGCATGTTCTATGGTATGAAATTTTACAATGATCTCTTGATGGAAGCTGGACCTTCGGGGAATGTTCAGTCTGAGGTGCTTATGCAAAAGGATAAAAATACATTCACACTGAAGTCAGGATGGGGATTTCCCCGGAGAGTCTACTTTAATGGAGATGAATGCAAACTTCCACCTCCGGATTCATACCCAATTTTGCCCAAC
- the LOC125860564 gene encoding COBRA-like protein 4 — translation MSMNSYTIVFLLFVLCSGAAAYDALDPNGNITIKWDVMSWTPDGYVAVVTMNNFQMYRPITSPGWTLGWTWAKNEVIWSMFGAKVTEKGNCSMFRGNIPHSCEKKPAIVDLMPNTPYNQQIANCCTGGVMASMGKDPSAALSAFQISVGSAGNTNKTLKLPKNFTFIAPGGGYTCGPAKIIRPTRFVTPDGRRMTQAMMTWRVVCTYSQFLASPKPTCCVSLSSFHNASITPCPSCSCDCRNSSNCVMKGVNKPVLQCTKHMCPVNVHWHVKSNYNKYWSVKMTITNFNYRFNYTQWTLVVQHPNLNKATQVSSFLYKPLMPNLSTNDTALFYGRKSYNDVLMQAGPKGNVHSDLTLQKDRKTLALKKGWAFPRRVYFNGNPCVMPSPESYPYLTYSAGTR, via the exons ATGTCTATGAACTCTTATACCATAGTGTTTCTACTTTTTGTGCTATGTTCTGGTGCAG CTGCCTATGACGCATTGGATCCAAATGGAAATATAACAATCAAATGGGATGTGATGTCTTGGACCCCTGATGGTTATGTG gCAGTAGTGACAATGAACAATTTCCAAATGTATCGTCCAATAACGAGCCCTGGATGGACTTTAGGATGGACGTGGGCGAAGAATGAGGTAATTTGGTCCATGTTTGGAGCAAAAGTTACTGAAAAAGGAAATTGTTCAATGTTTAGAGGCAATATTCCTCACAGCTGTGAGAAAAAGCCTGCAATTGTTGATTTGATGCCAAATACCCCTTATAACCAGCAAATTGCTAACTGCTGCACGGGCGGTGTTATGGCATCGATGGGAAAGGACCCTTCTGCTGCTCTCTCCGCATTTCAGATAAGCGTAGGCTCTGCTGGGAATACAAACAAAACACTGAAACTTCCTAAAAATTTCACTTTCATCGCTCCAGGTGGTGGCTATACTTGTGGTCCTGCTAAAATCATCCGTCCCACTCGTTTCGTAACACCTGACGGTCGACGAATGACACAGGCTATGA TGACATGGAGAGTGGTTTGCACTTACTCTCAGTTCTTAGCATCCCCGAAACCGACATGTTGTGTCTCCTTGTCTTCTTTTCACAATGCAAGTATCACCCCTTGTCCTTCATGTTCTTGTGACTGCCGTAACAGTAGCAACTGTGTCAT GAAGGGAGTAAATAAGCCAGTGCTGCAATGCACAAAACACATGTGCCCTGTCAATGTGCATTGGCATGTTAAATCAAACTACAACAAGTATTGGAGTGTGAAGATGACCATCACAAACTTCAACTACCGATTCAACTATACACAATGGACACTCGTTGTTCAACATCCAAACCTCAACAAAGCGACTCAAGTTTCCAGCTTTTTATACAAGCCTCTCATGCCCAATTTATCAACCA ATGACACAGCCTTGTTTTATGGGAGAAAGTCATATAATGATGTCCTGATGCAAGCTGGACCAAAAGGAAATGTCCACTCAGATCTAACACTTCAGAAGGACAGAAAAACACTTGCACTGAAGAAAGGTTGGGCTTTCCCTCGGAGGGTCTACTTCAACGGCAATCCTTGTGTGATGCCGTCTCCTGAATCTTACCCATATCTTACATATTCTGCCGGCACCAGATAA